The following coding sequences lie in one Streptomyces albofaciens JCM 4342 genomic window:
- the rpoB gene encoding DNA-directed RNA polymerase subunit beta, translating to MAASRNASTANTNNGDSTAPLRISFAKIKEPLGVPNLLALQTESFDWLLGNAAWKGRVEAALESGQDVPTKSGLEEIFEEISPIEDFSGSMSLTFRDHRFEPPKNSIDECKERDFTYAAPLFVTAEFTNNETGEIKSQTVFMGDFPLMTNKGTFCINGTERVVVSQLVRSPGVYFDSQIDKTSDKDIFTAKIIPSRGAWLEMEIDKRDMVGVRIDRKRKQSVTVLLKALGWTTEQILEEFGEYESMRATLEKDHTQGQDDALLDIYRKLRPGEPPTREAAQTLLENLYFNPKRYDLAKVGRYKVNKKLGGDEPLDAGVLTTDDIIATIKYLVKLHAGETETIGENGTEIVVETDDIDHFGNRRLRNVGELIQNQVRTGLARMERVVRERMTTQDVEAITPQTLINIRPVVASIKEFFGTSQLSQFMDQTNPLSGLTHKRRLSALGPGGLSRERAGLDVRDVHPSHYGRMCPIETPEGPNIGLIGSLASYGRVNVFGFIETPYRKVVDGRVTEQVDYLTADEEDRFLIAQANAPLTEDMQFAEGRVMCRRRGGEVDLAAREDVDYMDVSPRQMVSAATAMIPFLEHDDANRALMGSNMMRQAVPLIKAEAPLVGTGMEYRCAVDAGDVIKAEKDGVVQEVSADYITVANDDGTYTTYRVAKFTRSNQGTSFNQKVVVDEGARVVVGQVLADGPSTDQGEMALGKNLLVAFMPWEGHNYEDAIILSQRLVQDDVLSSIHIEEHEVDARDTKLGPEEITRDIPNVSEEVLSDLDERGIIRIGAEVVAGDILVGKVTPKGETELTPEERLLRAIFGEKAREVRDTSLKVPHGEIGKVIGVRVFDREEGDELPPGVNQLVRVYVAQKRKITDGDKLAGRHGNKGVISKILPVEDMPFLEDGTPVDIILNPLGVPSRMNPGQVLEIHLGWLASQGWKVEGDEDWQKRLQAIGADDVAPRTNVATPVFDGAREDELAGLFDATLPNRDGERMVKNSGKARMFDGRSGEPFPDPISVGYMYILKLHHLVDDKLHARSTGPYSMITQQPLGGKAQFGGQRFGEMEVWALEAYGAAYALQELLTIKSDDVTGRVKVYEAIVKGENIPEPGIPESFKVLIKEMQSLCLNVEVLSSDGMSIEMRDTDEDVFRAAEELGIDLSRREPSSVEEV from the coding sequence TTGGCCGCCTCGCGCAACGCCTCGACTGCCAATACGAACAACGGCGACAGCACCGCCCCGCTGCGCATCTCTTTTGCGAAGATCAAGGAGCCCCTCGGGGTTCCGAACCTCCTTGCGCTGCAGACCGAAAGCTTCGACTGGCTGCTCGGCAATGCCGCATGGAAGGGTCGCGTCGAGGCTGCGCTGGAAAGTGGTCAGGACGTCCCCACCAAGTCCGGTCTGGAGGAGATCTTCGAAGAGATCTCCCCGATCGAGGACTTCTCCGGGTCGATGTCGCTGACGTTCCGCGACCACCGATTCGAGCCCCCGAAGAACTCCATCGACGAGTGCAAGGAGCGCGACTTCACGTACGCGGCCCCGCTCTTCGTCACGGCTGAGTTCACCAACAACGAGACCGGGGAGATCAAGTCCCAGACGGTCTTCATGGGCGACTTCCCGCTCATGACCAACAAGGGCACCTTCTGCATCAACGGCACCGAGCGTGTCGTCGTCTCGCAGCTGGTCCGCTCGCCGGGCGTCTACTTCGACAGCCAGATCGACAAGACGTCCGACAAGGACATCTTCACCGCCAAGATCATCCCGTCCCGGGGTGCCTGGCTGGAGATGGAGATCGACAAGCGCGACATGGTCGGCGTGCGCATCGACCGCAAGCGCAAGCAGTCCGTGACCGTCCTCCTCAAGGCCCTCGGCTGGACGACCGAGCAGATCCTGGAGGAGTTCGGCGAGTACGAGTCCATGCGCGCCACCCTGGAGAAGGATCACACCCAGGGCCAGGACGACGCGCTGCTCGACATCTACCGCAAGCTGCGTCCGGGCGAGCCGCCGACGCGCGAGGCCGCGCAGACGCTGCTGGAGAACCTCTACTTCAACCCCAAGCGCTACGACCTGGCGAAGGTCGGCCGCTACAAGGTCAACAAGAAGCTCGGCGGGGACGAGCCGCTCGACGCGGGTGTGCTGACCACCGACGACATCATCGCCACGATCAAGTACCTGGTGAAGCTCCACGCGGGCGAGACCGAGACGATCGGCGAGAACGGCACGGAGATCGTCGTCGAGACCGACGACATCGACCACTTCGGCAACCGCCGTCTGCGCAACGTCGGCGAGCTGATCCAGAACCAGGTCCGTACGGGTCTCGCCCGTATGGAGCGCGTCGTGCGCGAGCGCATGACCACCCAGGACGTCGAGGCGATCACGCCGCAGACCCTGATCAACATCCGGCCGGTCGTCGCCTCCATCAAGGAGTTCTTCGGCACCAGCCAGCTGTCCCAGTTCATGGACCAGACCAACCCGCTGTCGGGCCTGACCCACAAGCGCCGTCTGTCGGCGCTGGGCCCCGGTGGTCTCTCCCGTGAGCGGGCCGGCCTGGACGTCCGTGACGTGCACCCCTCGCACTACGGCCGCATGTGCCCGATCGAGACGCCCGAAGGCCCGAACATCGGTCTGATCGGTTCGCTCGCCTCGTACGGCCGGGTCAACGTCTTCGGCTTCATCGAGACGCCGTACCGCAAGGTCGTCGACGGCCGGGTCACCGAGCAGGTCGACTACCTGACCGCCGACGAGGAAGACCGCTTCCTGATCGCCCAGGCGAACGCGCCCCTCACCGAGGACATGCAGTTCGCCGAGGGCCGTGTGATGTGCCGCCGCCGCGGTGGTGAGGTCGACCTCGCCGCCCGCGAGGACGTGGACTACATGGACGTCTCGCCGCGCCAGATGGTGTCGGCCGCGACCGCCATGATCCCCTTCCTGGAGCACGACGACGCCAACCGCGCGCTCATGGGATCGAACATGATGCGCCAGGCCGTGCCGCTGATCAAGGCGGAGGCCCCGCTGGTCGGCACCGGCATGGAGTACCGCTGCGCGGTCGACGCCGGCGACGTCATCAAGGCGGAGAAGGACGGTGTGGTCCAGGAGGTCTCCGCGGACTACATCACCGTCGCCAACGACGACGGCACGTACACCACGTACCGCGTCGCCAAGTTCACCCGCTCGAACCAGGGCACCTCCTTCAACCAGAAGGTCGTCGTGGACGAGGGCGCCCGTGTGGTCGTGGGCCAGGTGCTCGCCGACGGTCCGTCCACGGACCAGGGCGAGATGGCGCTCGGCAAGAACCTCCTCGTGGCGTTCATGCCGTGGGAGGGCCACAACTACGAGGACGCGATCATCCTGTCGCAGCGCCTCGTGCAGGACGACGTCCTGTCCTCGATCCACATCGAGGAGCACGAGGTCGACGCCCGGGACACCAAGCTCGGCCCCGAGGAGATCACCCGGGACATCCCGAACGTCTCCGAGGAGGTCCTCTCGGACCTCGACGAGCGCGGCATCATCCGGATCGGTGCCGAGGTCGTCGCCGGCGACATCCTCGTCGGCAAGGTCACGCCCAAGGGTGAGACCGAGCTGACCCCCGAGGAGCGCCTGCTGCGCGCGATCTTCGGTGAGAAGGCCCGTGAGGTCCGTGACACCTCGCTGAAGGTCCCGCACGGCGAGATCGGCAAGGTCATCGGCGTCCGCGTCTTCGACCGCGAGGAGGGCGACGAGCTGCCCCCGGGCGTGAACCAGCTGGTCCGCGTCTACGTGGCGCAGAAGCGCAAGATCACCGACGGTGACAAGCTCGCCGGCCGCCACGGCAACAAGGGCGTCATCTCCAAGATCCTGCCGGTCGAGGACATGCCGTTCCTGGAGGACGGCACCCCGGTCGACATCATCCTCAACCCGCTGGGTGTCCCGTCCCGAATGAACCCGGGACAGGTCCTGGAGATCCACCTCGGCTGGCTCGCCAGCCAGGGCTGGAAGGTCGAGGGCGACGAGGACTGGCAGAAGCGCCTCCAGGCGATCGGCGCCGACGACGTCGCGCCGCGCACCAACGTCGCGACCCCGGTCTTCGACGGTGCGCGCGAGGACGAGCTCGCCGGTCTGTTCGACGCGACGCTCCCCAACCGCGACGGCGAGCGGATGGTCAAGAACTCCGGCAAGGCCCGGATGTTCGACGGCCGTTCCGGTGAGCCGTTCCCGGACCCGATCTCGGTCGGGTACATGTACATCCTGAAGCTCCACCACCTGGTCGACGACAAGCTGCACGCCCGCTCGACCGGCCCGTACTCGATGATCACCCAGCAGCCGCTGGGTGGTAAGGCCCAGTTCGGTGGCCAGCGCTTCGGTGAGATGGAGGTGTGGGCGCTGGAGGCTTACGGCGCCGCGTACGCCCTCCAGGAACTGCTGACCATCAAGTCCGACGACGTGACCGGCCGCGTGAAGGTCTACGAGGCCATCGTCAAGGGCGAGAACATCCCCGAGCCCGGCATTCCCGAGTCCTTCAAGGTCCTCATCAAGGAAATGCAGTCGCTGTGCCTCAACGTGGAGGTGCTGTCCTCGGACGGCATGTCCATCGAGATGCGCGACACGGACGAGGATGTCTTCCGCGCCGCGGAGGAGCTCGGCATCGACCTGTCCCGGCGCGAGCCGAGCAGCGTCGAAGAGGTCTGA
- a CDS encoding DNA-directed RNA polymerase subunit beta', with product MLDVNFFDELRIGLATADDIRQWSHGEVKKPETINYRTLKPEKDGLFCEKIFGPTRDWECYCGKYKRVRFKGIICERCGVEVTRAKVRRERMGHIELAAPVTHIWYFKGVPSRLGYLLDLAPKDLEKVIYFAAYMITWVDEERRTRDLPSLEAHVSVERQQIEQRRDADLEARAKKLETDLAELEAEGAKADVRRKVREGAEREMKQLRDRAQREIDRLDEVWSRFKNLKVQDLEGDELLYRELRDRFGTYFMGGMGAAALQKRLESFDLDEEAEKLREIIRTGKGQKKTRALKRLKVVSAFLQTRNSPNGMVLDCIPVIPPDLRPMVQLDGGRFATSDLNDLYRRVINRNNRLKRLLDLGAPEIIVNNEKRMLQEAVDALFDNGRRGRPVTGPGNRPLKSLSDMLKGKQGRFRQNLLGKRVDYSARSVIVVGPQLKLHQCGLPKAMALELFKPFVMKRLVDLNHAQNIKSAKRMVERGRTVVYDVLEEVIAEHPVLLNRAPTLHRLGIQAFEPQLVEGKAIQIHPLVCTAFNADFDGDQMAVHLPLSAEAQAEARILMLSSNNILKPADGRPVTMPTQDMVLGLFFLTTDEAEREVIGEGRSFGSVAEAIMAFDNRELSLQAKVDIRFPIGTVPPRGWTPPAQEEGEPEWQQGDSFRLRTTLGRALFNELLPEDYPFVDYSVGKKQLSAIVNDLAERYPKVVVAATLDNLKAAGFHWATRSGVTVAVSDIVVPEAKKSIVAGYEAQDEKVQKQYERGLITKDERTQELINIWTKATNEVAEAMNDNFPKTNPIFMMVDSGARGNMMQMRQIAGMRGLVSNAKNETIPRPIKASFREGLSVLEYFISTHGARKGLADTALRTADSGYLTRRLVDVSQDVIIREEDCGTERGLKLRIASKDASGVLRKADDVESSVYARMLAEDVVVDGKVVASANVDLGDVLIDQLIAHGVEEVKTRSVLTCESAVGTCAFCYGRSLATGKLVDIGEAVGIIAAQSIGEPGTQLTMRTFHTGGVAGDDITLGLPRVVELFEARTPKGVAPISEAAGRVRIEETEKTKKVIVTPDDGSDETAYGVSKRARLLVGEGDHVEVGQPLTVGAVNPHDVLRILGQRAVQVHLVGEVQKVYNNQGVAIHDKHIEIIIRQMLRRVTIIESGDAELLPGELVERTKFESENRRVVQEGGHPASGRPQLMGITKASLATESWLSAASFQETTRVLTDAAINAKSDSLIGLKENVIIGKLIPAGTGLSRYRNIRVEPTEEAKAAMYSAVGYDDIDYSPFGTGSGQAVPLEDYDYGPYNQ from the coding sequence GTGCTCGACGTCAACTTCTTCGACGAGCTGCGGATCGGCCTGGCGACCGCGGACGACATCCGACAGTGGTCCCACGGCGAGGTCAAGAAGCCGGAGACCATCAACTACCGCACCCTCAAGCCCGAGAAGGACGGCCTCTTCTGCGAGAAGATCTTCGGCCCCACCCGGGACTGGGAGTGCTACTGCGGCAAGTACAAGCGTGTCCGCTTCAAGGGCATCATCTGTGAGCGCTGCGGCGTCGAGGTCACTCGCGCCAAGGTGCGCCGTGAGCGGATGGGCCACATCGAGCTGGCCGCCCCGGTCACGCACATCTGGTACTTCAAGGGCGTTCCGTCGCGGCTGGGCTACCTGCTCGACCTCGCCCCGAAGGACCTGGAGAAGGTCATCTACTTCGCCGCCTACATGATCACGTGGGTGGACGAGGAGCGCCGTACGCGCGACCTGCCCTCGCTGGAGGCGCACGTCTCCGTCGAGCGCCAGCAGATCGAGCAGCGCCGCGACGCGGACCTGGAGGCCCGCGCCAAGAAGCTGGAGACCGACCTCGCCGAGCTGGAGGCCGAGGGCGCCAAGGCCGACGTGCGCCGCAAGGTGCGCGAGGGTGCCGAGCGTGAGATGAAGCAGCTGCGCGACCGCGCGCAGCGCGAGATCGACCGCCTCGACGAGGTGTGGAGCCGCTTCAAGAACCTCAAGGTCCAGGACCTGGAGGGCGACGAGCTGCTCTACCGCGAGCTGCGTGACCGCTTCGGCACGTACTTCATGGGCGGCATGGGCGCGGCCGCGCTGCAGAAGCGCCTGGAGTCCTTCGACCTCGACGAAGAGGCTGAGAAGCTCCGCGAGATCATCCGTACCGGCAAGGGCCAGAAGAAGACCCGCGCGCTCAAGCGCCTGAAGGTCGTCTCCGCGTTCCTGCAGACCCGCAACAGCCCCAACGGCATGGTGCTGGACTGCATCCCGGTCATCCCGCCGGACCTGCGTCCGATGGTGCAGCTGGACGGTGGCCGCTTCGCGACCTCCGACCTGAACGACCTGTACCGCCGTGTGATCAACCGCAACAACCGCCTGAAGCGGCTTCTCGACCTCGGCGCGCCCGAGATCATCGTGAACAACGAGAAGCGCATGCTCCAGGAGGCCGTCGACGCGCTCTTCGACAACGGCCGCCGCGGCCGCCCGGTCACGGGCCCCGGCAACCGTCCGCTGAAGTCGCTGTCCGACATGCTCAAGGGCAAGCAGGGCCGGTTCCGTCAGAACCTGCTCGGCAAGCGTGTGGACTACTCCGCGCGTTCCGTGATCGTCGTCGGTCCGCAGCTGAAGCTGCACCAGTGCGGCCTGCCGAAGGCCATGGCGCTGGAGCTCTTCAAGCCGTTCGTGATGAAGCGCCTGGTCGACCTGAACCACGCGCAGAACATCAAGAGCGCCAAGCGGATGGTCGAGCGCGGCCGCACGGTCGTCTACGACGTCCTCGAAGAGGTCATCGCGGAGCACCCGGTTCTGCTGAACCGTGCGCCCACGCTGCACCGCCTCGGCATCCAGGCCTTCGAGCCGCAGCTGGTCGAGGGCAAGGCCATTCAGATTCACCCGCTCGTGTGCACCGCGTTCAACGCGGACTTCGACGGTGACCAGATGGCCGTGCACCTGCCGCTGTCCGCGGAGGCGCAGGCCGAGGCCCGCATCCTGATGCTGTCCTCGAACAACATCCTCAAGCCGGCCGACGGCCGTCCGGTCACCATGCCGACCCAGGACATGGTGCTGGGCCTGTTCTTCCTCACCACCGACGAGGCGGAGCGCGAGGTCATCGGTGAGGGCCGGTCCTTCGGCTCGGTCGCCGAGGCGATCATGGCCTTCGACAACCGGGAGCTGTCGCTCCAGGCGAAGGTCGACATCCGCTTCCCGATCGGCACCGTCCCGCCGCGCGGCTGGACCCCGCCGGCGCAGGAGGAGGGCGAGCCGGAGTGGCAGCAGGGTGACAGCTTCCGGCTGCGGACGACCCTGGGCCGCGCGCTCTTCAACGAGCTGCTGCCCGAGGACTACCCGTTCGTCGACTACTCGGTGGGCAAGAAGCAGCTCTCCGCGATCGTCAACGACCTGGCCGAGCGCTACCCGAAGGTCGTCGTGGCGGCGACGCTGGACAACCTGAAGGCGGCCGGTTTCCACTGGGCGACCCGTTCCGGTGTCACCGTCGCGGTCTCCGACATCGTCGTGCCGGAAGCCAAGAAGTCCATCGTCGCGGGCTACGAGGCCCAGGACGAGAAGGTCCAGAAGCAGTACGAGCGCGGTCTGATCACCAAGGACGAGCGCACTCAGGAACTGATCAACATCTGGACCAAGGCGACCAACGAGGTCGCCGAGGCGATGAACGACAACTTCCCCAAGACGAACCCCATCTTCATGATGGTTGACTCGGGTGCCCGAGGAAACATGATGCAGATGCGGCAGATCGCCGGTATGCGTGGTCTGGTGTCGAACGCGAAGAACGAGACCATCCCGCGTCCGATCAAGGCGTCGTTCCGTGAGGGTCTGTCCGTGCTGGAGTACTTCATCTCCACCCACGGTGCCCGTAAGGGTCTCGCGGACACCGCGCTGCGTACCGCCGACTCGGGTTACCTCACCCGTCGTCTCGTGGACGTCTCCCAGGACGTCATCATCCGCGAGGAGGACTGCGGCACCGAGCGCGGCCTCAAGCTGCGGATCGCCAGCAAGGACGCCTCCGGCGTGCTGCGCAAGGCGGACGACGTCGAGTCCTCCGTGTACGCGCGGATGCTGGCCGAGGACGTCGTGGTGGACGGCAAGGTCGTCGCGTCGGCCAACGTCGACCTCGGTGACGTGCTCATCGACCAGCTGATCGCGCACGGCGTGGAGGAGGTCAAGACCCGCTCGGTCCTGACCTGTGAGTCCGCGGTCGGCACCTGCGCCTTCTGCTACGGCCGCTCGCTGGCCACCGGCAAGCTGGTCGACATCGGTGAGGCGGTCGGCATCATCGCCGCCCAGTCCATCGGTGAGCCCGGTACCCAGCTGACGATGCGTACCTTCCACACCGGTGGTGTGGCCGGTGACGACATCACCCTGGGTCTGCCGCGTGTCGTCGAGCTCTTCGAGGCCCGTACGCCCAAGGGTGTCGCCCCGATCTCCGAGGCCGCCGGCCGCGTGCGGATCGAGGAGACCGAGAAGACCAAGAAGGTCATCGTCACGCCGGACGACGGCAGCGACGAGACGGCTTACGGCGTCTCCAAGCGTGCCCGTCTGCTGGTGGGCGAGGGTGACCACGTCGAGGTCGGCCAGCCGCTGACCGTGGGTGCCGTCAACCCGCACGACGTGCTGCGCATCCTGGGCCAGCGGGCCGTCCAGGTCCACCTGGTCGGCGAGGTCCAGAAGGTCTACAACAACCAGGGCGTGGCGATCCACGACAAGCACATCGAGATCATCATCCGGCAGATGCTGCGCCGTGTGACGATCATCGAGTCCGGCGACGCGGAGCTGCTGCCGGGCGAGCTGGTGGAGCGTACGAAGTTCGAGAGCGAGAACCGTCGTGTGGTCCAGGAAGGCGGCCACCCGGCCTCCGGCCGTCCGCAGCTGATGGGTATCACCAAGGCTTCGCTGGCCACCGAGTCCTGGCTGTCGGCGGCGTCCTTCCAGGAGACGACCCGGGTGCTCACCGACGCGGCGATCAACGCCAAGTCGGACTCCCTGATCGGCCTCAAGGAGAACGTCATCATCGGTAAGCTCATCCCGGCCGGTACGGGCCTGTCCCGTTACCGCAACATCCGGGTGGAGCCCACCGAGGAGGCCAAGGCCGCGATGTACTCGGCCGTCGGTTACGACGACATCGACTACTCGCCCTTCGGCACCGGCTCCGGCCAGGCGGTCCCGCTGGAGGACTACGACTACGGTCCGTACAACCAGTAA
- a CDS encoding DUF1707 and DUF4190 domain-containing protein, producing the protein MRASHADRERAVDVLKAGFAEGRLPQHEYEQRIGRAYQAQTHGELQMLVADLPQGPVPQAQFAPPPAVPQTFMPAPMPPPMPTNGTATGALVCGILTMATGGLTGIPAVILGHKARAEIRRSGERGDGQALAGLVMGWLSIGGWAFFLLMMMLAVLVRA; encoded by the coding sequence ATGCGCGCCTCGCACGCCGACCGTGAGCGTGCGGTCGACGTGCTGAAGGCCGGGTTCGCCGAGGGCCGGCTTCCGCAGCACGAGTACGAGCAGCGGATCGGCCGCGCGTACCAGGCCCAGACCCATGGCGAGCTGCAGATGCTGGTCGCGGACCTGCCGCAGGGCCCGGTGCCGCAGGCGCAGTTCGCGCCTCCTCCGGCGGTGCCGCAGACCTTCATGCCGGCGCCGATGCCGCCGCCGATGCCCACGAACGGCACCGCGACCGGCGCGCTGGTCTGCGGCATCCTCACCATGGCGACGGGGGGCCTGACCGGGATACCCGCGGTGATCCTGGGCCACAAGGCGCGGGCCGAGATCCGCCGGTCCGGGGAGCGCGGGGACGGCCAGGCGCTCGCCGGGCTGGTCATGGGCTGGCTGAGCATCGGCGGGTGGGCGTTCTTCCTCTTGATGATGATGCTGGCGGTGCTGGTACGCGCCTAG
- the rpsL gene encoding 30S ribosomal protein S12, whose translation MPTIQQLVRKGRQDKVEKNKTPALEGSPQRRGVCTRVFTTTPKKPNSALRKVARVRLTSGIEVTAYIPGEGHNLQEHSIVLVRGGRVKDLPGVRYKIIRGSLDTQGVKNRKQARSRYGAKKEK comes from the coding sequence GTGCCTACGATCCAGCAGCTGGTCCGCAAGGGCCGGCAGGACAAGGTCGAGAAGAACAAGACGCCCGCACTGGAGGGTTCGCCCCAGCGCCGCGGCGTCTGCACGCGTGTTTTCACGACCACCCCGAAGAAGCCGAACTCGGCCCTGCGTAAGGTCGCGCGTGTGCGTCTGACCAGCGGCATCGAGGTCACCGCTTACATTCCGGGTGAGGGCCACAACCTGCAGGAGCACTCGATCGTGCTCGTGCGCGGCGGCCGTGTGAAGGACCTGCCGGGTGTTCGGTACAAGATCATCCGCGGCTCCCTCGACACGCAGGGCGTCAAGAACCGCAAGCAGGCTCGCAGCCGCTACGGCGCCAAGAAGGAGAAGTAA
- the rpsG gene encoding 30S ribosomal protein S7 encodes MPRKGPAPKRPVIIDPVYGSPLVTSLINKVLLNGKRSTAERIVYGAMEGLREKTGNDPVITLKRALENIKPTLEVKSRRVGGATYQVPVEVKPGRAATLSLRWLVGYSRARREKTMTERLMNELLDASNGLGASVKKREDTHKMAESNKAFAHYRW; translated from the coding sequence ATGCCTCGTAAGGGCCCCGCCCCGAAGCGCCCGGTCATCATCGACCCGGTCTACGGCTCTCCTCTGGTGACCTCCCTCATCAACAAGGTGCTGCTGAACGGCAAGCGCTCCACCGCCGAGCGCATCGTCTACGGCGCCATGGAGGGTCTGCGTGAGAAGACCGGCAACGACCCGGTCATCACGCTGAAGCGCGCGCTGGAGAACATCAAGCCGACCCTTGAGGTCAAGTCCCGCCGTGTCGGTGGCGCGACCTACCAGGTCCCCGTCGAGGTCAAGCCCGGCCGTGCCGCCACGCTCTCGCTGCGCTGGCTCGTGGGCTACTCCCGCGCCCGTCGTGAGAAGACCATGACCGAGCGCCTCATGAACGAGCTGCTGGACGCCTCGAACGGCCTCGGTGCTTCGGTCAAGAAGCGCGAGGACACGCACAAGATGGCCGAGTCCAACAAGGCCTTCGCGCACTACCGCTGGTAG
- the fusA gene encoding elongation factor G — MATTSLDLAKVRNIGIMAHIDAGKTTTTERILFYTGVSYKIGEVHDGAATMDWMEQEQERGITITSAATTCHWPLNNVDHTINIIDTPGHVDFTVEVERSLRVLDGAVTVFDGVAGVEPQSETVWRQADRYGVPRICFVNKLDRTGAEFHRCVDMIVDRLGATPIVMQLPIGTEADFKGVIDLVSMKALVWSAEAAKGEMYDTIDIPATHAEAADEWRGKLLEAVAENDEEMMELYLEGQEPTEEQLHAAIRRITINSGKGGDTTVTPVFCGTAFKNKGVQPLLDAVVRYLPSPLDVEAIEGHAVNDADEVIKRRPSEDEPLAALAFKIASDPHLGKLTFIRVYSGRLEAGSQVTNSVKGKKERIGKIYRMHANKREEIESVGAGDIVAVMGLKQTTTGETLCDPSNQVILESMEFPAPVIQVAIEPKSKGDQEKLGVAIQRLAEEDPSFQVHTDEETGQTIIAGMGELHLDVLVDRMKREFKVEANVGKPQVAYRETLRKAVERYDYTHKKQTGGSGQFAKVQIALEPLEGDGYEFENKVTGGRIPREYIPSVDAGCQEAMEFGVLAGYPLTGVKVVLLDGAFHEVDSSEMAFKIAGSMAFKEAARKASPALLEPMMKVEVTTPEDYMGDVIGDINSRRGQIQSMEDRAGAKLVTGLVPLSEMFGYVGDLRSKTSGRASYSMQFDSYAEVPRNVAEEIIAKAKGE; from the coding sequence ATGGCTACCACTTCGCTTGACCTGGCCAAGGTCCGCAACATTGGGATCATGGCCCACATCGACGCGGGCAAGACGACCACCACCGAGCGGATCCTGTTCTACACCGGTGTCTCCTACAAGATCGGTGAAGTCCACGACGGCGCTGCCACGATGGACTGGATGGAGCAGGAGCAGGAGCGCGGCATCACGATCACGTCTGCCGCGACGACCTGCCACTGGCCGCTGAACAACGTCGACCACACCATCAACATCATCGACACCCCGGGCCACGTCGACTTCACCGTCGAGGTGGAGCGCTCGCTGCGCGTGCTCGACGGTGCCGTGACGGTGTTCGACGGCGTTGCCGGTGTTGAGCCGCAGTCCGAGACCGTCTGGCGCCAGGCGGACCGCTACGGCGTGCCGCGTATCTGCTTCGTCAACAAGCTCGACCGCACCGGTGCGGAGTTCCACCGCTGCGTCGACATGATCGTGGACCGCCTGGGCGCGACCCCGATCGTGATGCAGCTGCCGATCGGCACCGAGGCGGACTTCAAGGGCGTCATCGACCTCGTCTCCATGAAGGCGCTGGTCTGGTCGGCCGAGGCCGCCAAGGGCGAGATGTACGACACGATCGACATCCCGGCCACGCACGCCGAGGCCGCCGACGAGTGGCGCGGCAAGCTCCTTGAGGCCGTCGCCGAGAACGACGAAGAGATGATGGAGCTGTACCTGGAGGGCCAGGAGCCCACCGAGGAGCAGCTGCACGCGGCGATCCGCCGCATCACCATCAACTCCGGCAAGGGCGGCGACACCACCGTCACCCCGGTCTTCTGCGGCACCGCGTTCAAGAACAAGGGCGTGCAGCCCCTGCTCGACGCCGTCGTGCGCTACCTGCCGTCGCCGCTGGACGTCGAGGCCATCGAGGGCCACGCCGTCAACGACGCGGACGAGGTCATCAAGCGCCGTCCCTCCGAGGACGAGCCGCTGGCCGCGCTGGCCTTCAAGATCGCGAGCGACCCCCACCTGGGCAAGCTCACCTTCATCCGGGTGTACTCGGGCCGCCTTGAGGCCGGCTCGCAGGTCACCAACTCGGTGAAGGGCAAGAAGGAGCGCATCGGCAAGATCTACCGGATGCACGCGAACAAGCGTGAGGAGATCGAGTCGGTGGGTGCCGGTGACATCGTCGCCGTCATGGGTCTGAAGCAGACCACCACCGGTGAGACCCTCTGCGACCCGTCGAACCAGGTCATCCTGGAGTCGATGGAGTTCCCGGCCCCGGTCATCCAGGTCGCCATCGAGCCCAAGTCCAAGGGCGACCAGGAGAAGCTGGGTGTCGCCATCCAGCGCCTCGCCGAGGAGGACCCGTCCTTCCAGGTCCACACGGACGAGGAGACCGGCCAGACCATCATCGCGGGTATGGGCGAGCTGCACCTCGACGTGCTGGTCGACCGTATGAAGCGTGAGTTCAAGGTCGAGGCCAACGTCGGCAAGCCGCAGGTCGCCTACCGTGAGACGCTGCGCAAGGCGGTCGAGCGCTACGACTACACCCACAAGAAGCAGACCGGTGGTTCCGGTCAGTTCGCGAAGGTGCAGATCGCGCTGGAGCCGCTTGAGGGCGACGGGTACGAGTTCGAGAACAAGGTCACCGGTGGCCGCATCCCGCGGGAGTACATCCCGTCCGTGGACGCGGGCTGCCAGGAGGCCATGGAGTTCGGCGTGCTCGCCGGCTACCCGCTGACCGGCGTCAAGGTCGTGCTCCTCGACGGTGCGTTCCACGAGGTCGACTCCTCGGAGATGGCCTTCAAGATCGCCGGTTCGATGGCCTTCAAGGAGGCCGCCCGCAAGGCCAGCCCGGCCCTGCTGGAGCCGATGATGAAGGTCGAGGTGACGACGCCCGAGGACTACATGGGTGACGTCATCGGCGACATCAACTCGCGCCGTGGTCAGATCCAGTCCATGGAGGACCGCGCCGGCGCCAAGCTCGTCACGGGCCTGGTTCCGCTCTCGGAGATGTTCGGCTACGTCGGAGACCTCCGCAGCAAGACCTCGGGTCGCGCAAGCTACTCGATGCAGTTCGACTCCTACGCCGAGGTTCCGCGGAACGTCGCCGAGGAGATCATCGCGAAGGCCAAGGGCGAGTAG